TGATATAATGAAAATCTTAATTGGTGTTTCTTTCTACAAAGGGGTAAAAACTCTATAAAAAGGATTATGTGTTTATTCCAGAGTCTGTTAAAAAtactttgtatttatttcagccaTGTTTATGGACAATTAGGATGATTTTCGAGGTTAAAACTTGGCTTCCACACCACGGAGTAGCAGCTCAGTAAGTGATTGAGTGTGGAACTTTTATAGTTTCGTTTTTTGATGGAAGTTTAGAATTACATATCGATAACTTATGACTCTAATAgacctgtttatttatttaagattatgTTAAGTACCCTATGTATGAATTTCAGCTACATTTATAGACAAATAGGGTGTTTCCCGGGGTGGAGACATTagttttattcaatatcagacATTTATCATATTAGAATAAGTTAGGATATAGCAGAAGTTTGAAGCCTTTTGCAGGGTGGTACTGAAGCCCAGCATCCTTGCATAAACCATatgagccaatacaacattGGGACATTTAATTCAAGTAAATATCAGACAATATCAAATTAGAGTAAGTTAGGATATAGGATAGGTTTGATGCCCTTTGCAGGGTGGTGGTGTAGCCCAGCCTCCTTGATCATCGGTCAGGTGTGTAATACAGCTGACCTACAAGGGGAAAATAATGGTACATATGATCTTAGGTAGAAGCCTGAGAAGCGTTGCTGTATAGAAAAATGTGCGAGGGGTGACGATGAGTGTGGGAGGGGTGACGACAAGGGCGAGGGTGTCGACGAGTGTGGGAGGGGTGACGGCGAGGGCGAGGGGTGACGACGAGGGCAGGGGGTGATCACGAGACAAGGGCGAGGGGTGACCACGAGGGCGAGGGGTGACGACGAGGGCGAGGGGTGATCACGAGACAAGGGCGAGGGTGACCACGAGTGTGCACGGGTGACCAAGAGTGCGAGGGGTGACAACCAGTTCGAGGGATGATGACGAGTGCGAGGGGTGATGACGAGTGCGAGGGGTGATGACGAGTGCGAGGGGTGATGACGAGGGCGAGGGGTGACGTTCCAAAGAACCATGTCTTAAGTATCAATTGTCACATACTCTCAAGGCTAATAACTTAATTCCTCTGTTTGGAAATGTATGCGAGGCACCCctaatttgattttttattgcATTGTCGTAAAACTGAAAGAGGAAACTTCAACCAATTACACTTCATAAAAGTTTCAgcgggggttggtgggggggggggcatgcctACCCATTTACTGGATCAGAACTGGTGTGTTCATATTGGGTCAAGGGCATCCATTTGAGAAACCTGAGGTGTCAATTCAAATGGTGCTAGTTTTAGGGTCCAAAAAGCTTGCTTTTTCCAAACCCCAGCCCTGCCAGTTGGTTACTAAGCCAGTAGATAGTGTTGCCTCAGTCCGTCACTGGCTCCAATCAGATTAACTCAAGTTGCTTGATTAATGGTCTATACAAGAGGTCCGCAATCTTTTAATCTTGGACTGCTGACTTgatgttgaaaaaaaatgataataattatagcTGCCAAGCACCGGAAAATGTAGATAAATTTAGGCAACTTCCTGAAAAAAATCTTGTTGTTGCTGCAAGCTACCAAACTTTGTTTGCAGAACATTTTCCATCCACGGATTGCAAGCAACAATGTAGAAATGTTAACATCCATAGGGAGTATCACCACAGAGTCCCATAATGGTTGAGATCTCTGAGATCAGCAAAATGTCAGGTCACTTTGTCAGAGATGGCACTCCTCAGGTTCCTCACAACTCTCTTTACAGCTTGTGTATTTCGGTAAAATTTTGATGGTTGTGGTTAACTTTTTCGGACCCTTATTGTCTTAATGCAGATCCCCTTAACAGACAGCAACCATATTGCACGGCTAATCTAGGGGTCTACTGTCCCTGGGTTGAGAAACATGGGTCTTTACAAACACGGCATGCAACTAATTTCATGTGGCCAATAGTAGGGATACATTGATGACactttttttatgaaatttaaattttgataaCTTGTGAAAGGTGATTGATTTTATGCACATTAAAGATAGCTCTACAATAGTATTACATTCTCTGCCGTTAATAGTTTACGTTATGCACAAATATTAAAGTAATACAGATTTGATGTGGATTCTGCCTTTATCAATGTTTTTCGCCGTGTGAATGGGTGCGTAAAATTATACTGTGATATAGAGCTAATTTAGTTGCCCCCAATGAGATTCAATGCATTCTCACTGGTAACTTGAACAAATTTGCAAGTATAAAAGCTTCCAATATTTTGTGGGAGATGATATTCAAATGGTATAGAAGGCAGAACTAGGAATGAACTGGCTGAACACAATTTTAAGTACTATTCACACATTTGATGGGGCACGATGTATACTGTACGCCTTTGTTTAAATAACAACCGAAGGCAAGGCATCatttagaaatattttattgatttgtgTTTTGGTTTTATTGAGCAGACGCTCAATATAACAGAAAGTTCAATTTATctttaaaatttcatattaatttttaaCTACAGTTGAACTAATGTAACGAATTTTCACATTGTGTACCCATTGACGCTTCACCATGTTGTCACAAGGTTCTTTAAGGAACTATGCAACTGTTAATACCTTAACTATAGGAAGCAAAATATGGAGTATCAAATGTTATCCCATCAGTTACTCATGTAATCTGGTTTGGAGAAATGTTATGTTTCTCTGTCACTTTTTTGAGacaaatatacagtatgtaaatagtaCCTAAAATTTAACACATAGGTCATTGTAGAATCTACTTCTAGTATCATTGCCATGGAACtgaaaagtattaaaataaagaTGTAAGAACATTTTTAGAAAGAAAACTGTGCAACATTATATCATTTCTAAAcaagaaaaaggagagaaaagatGGTGTTTATTCtggctgttgttgttgttgttttaaagaCGACGGATCTTCATCTCGGATGTCTTGAGGGAGTAATGATGTCCTCGCCACTCGTACCAGTTCATACCGTTGGCGTAGGAAGCGTGTTCCCCTCCAAGGTATAGCCCATTCAGATTTGAGGAGTGGCATGCTGTATACCACCAGGCACCGCTATACGCCACTGCACAGTTACTGTCTGCAGTATCGTTGTCCGAGTCTTTGGTGGAAAAGGCTTGGCCGTTATGCCCAGATAATGAATCACCTGAATGTTGGAAAGGAAAAATCGGAGAGAatgggagagagagaaagatttGTCATTCATACATTAGACATCGCAAAGAGGAAAGTGGCAGGGAAATCAATCATAACAGTAAATAAACAAGAACCAAAACATATATTTCTCGTTTATTAAATATGGTGTTCAGTCTTGGCAGCTAACCGGTTAacctgttaattttttttttcattgtaaaCCAAGGTTAAATTTCCATTCCTTCTTTGCATTTTGTCTTTTTGCGGAAGTCCATGCTAAGGATGTTAACAGTATAGCTTAGTAACTTGTCTTGGTCTTACCTGCGGTTCCACTGTATCCACCAAGAAGTAGTTTATAGAGATTCGCCTCGTCTCCAATGCGAAAGTAGTCGTATCTGGCGAAACGAGTTTCTCCATCAAAATCGGCCACATCAACCCGCATCTCGTATGATCCTTGTGCGGTCAAATAAAATAGTTTCTCGTTTCCAATCCAAAACTCAGAGTTGACGTTCCCGAAACCTTCTCGGTATTCACTCCATCCTCGAAAAAATCCAACCGAACCGTCAAGACGTTTTTGAAAAACCTTTCAGAAGAAATCAACAAATATTATaccatttgcatataaaatgttattaCCATGAAGTTTCATACATATGTAGCCAATATGGCGTATGTAACGATTGTTGAGGCCAATAACAAACTGATGAACATGGCTCGTTCCGGAAATGATATACTTGGTCGTGATGATTACTTGCATCACTGCAGGGTCTGTTCCAGTaggagggggcagggggagggggcaggggagggggtgaggttACTTAGTGCTTCCTCGCTCGGAAAATGAATAAACTATTTCTAAATGGTTAAAAAAGACTTCTTGATTAACAATTGTATCGGAACcatcaaaatgtaacaaatgagAATTAAGTCATGGTAACAAATTTCATATCACGGATTTACCTTTTATAGTCCTTTTGACCTTGTTCGTTTCCAAACCTGGTTCTTCTGGATCTCTACTTATTGGGGGGTTTTACATCTATATTGGCGTGTATTGCATCAGCCTTTAAGATATTATTAACCTCTGAAAATAGCAGGTGACATTTCCATCCATGCCCATTTCCTCCCTTGCCCCTCCTCTCCTCCAAACGAAATTTAGAATGGAAAAGATTATTGCGAATAGCGAAATCAGTAGGATTGACGCTTCTGAACCATTCAAGAAATCCATAATTGCCAGCCTAGCACGTTTTGTTTGACCAGCGGTTCCCAACATGAGGATATGGAGCCCCGGATTGGTGGTTAATGAGCCGATTTTGGGAGGCTATTGGACTGTTGCTGATAGATATAATTGGTAGAAAGGGAAGTAAGATTCACAAAAGCTATATGATGGTCTTACCGTCCAGCCACCCCCGTCAGTGTCCATGTCACAGTATACATAGAATGGTTCGGGATAGGTCGATGGTTGGATGGCGTAAACGCCACTCTTACACACACCTTTATCTTTGATATCCGTACAGTCTTTGGGGTAACGTTGATGGTCGCCTTGCAAAAAAGTAGTAAAAGTATTCAGCCAAAGAAGCAAAATGTTAATGCGACGTCATTAATATAAACCTTTGCGAACTTCTTTACTTATTAAAGGAAAGAATTTGTACATCACATCTCTGACTAATAGACAAGGTTGGCTGTATGAAAGATTTGTAACAAAAAGTTACTACAACTGTACAGGTAAAGGTAAATAGGCCGCAGGGATATTTTTTTagtattattttataaatatataagtatgagggtTTGTTGATGAGGGCGTAAAGACAATGAAGTATTTGCAGGAGAGAAGCAAAGATTTCAAATGTCACAGCCTGCTATGGCAATTTTACAGTAGGATTATTGAAGAGAAAACACTGGTCTTTTACAGAAAattgttttttaagttttgcAGGTTCGTTGCGGCTTATAATGACAAGATTCACATTATCCATATTCGGAATTCCACCGGTGTCGAAGAATTGGCGATACAATTTatgaaaagttgtgaaaatatgaataagaaATAATCAtctgaacatatatataaacatcacAAGTACTTTACAGGGCAAATTTTGAAACCTATCATATAAGATACATGATAACATTAACATAAGAATCAGTATATTGCAGTTGctgttatttttcattattatctTCGTCATCATAGGCCTATTATAATTATTGGAAACATGTAATAGACTTACCATGATCACTCCCGTGCCATGACCCACAATGATCCGCAGTACTCTGCCAGAGAAACATTAATTAAGATAAATATGGGTAATATGTCTGTCTGGGAGATGGAAGAGGACCAATGTTTGTctcagtgtttgtgtgtgtgggggggggggagggggctaatCCGTCAATGGGCATTGGGGCACGTGGCTTTGATAAGAGAGAGGGGGCCACAAATGAACCCTCTGTGGATACCGTGGACACGCATTTccagatatttaaatatatatatttcaaaattcaaatacaCGGACACAAATGACTCAAACTTGGacttaaaaaggaaaaaagccATGACTTGGAACCAGACGTGAGTACCGAGGATTAGGACTTTCGACTGCAACACTGGCTCCTAGTGTAGTGAGTACTCGTAATCACTTTTAAGAATCTCCCAAACCTAGACTTCATGGTAATTTCTTGTGATATATAGATTCATCCACATCATAAGTTTACAAACTATAACCAGA
Above is a genomic segment from Apostichopus japonicus isolate 1M-3 chromosome 5, ASM3797524v1, whole genome shotgun sequence containing:
- the LOC139967678 gene encoding ficolin-1-like: MEIFGLVFIGILFVLKQSTADHCGSWHGSDHGDHQRYPKDCTDIKDKGVCKSGVYAIQPSTYPEPFYVYCDMDTDGGGWTVFQKRLDGSVGFFRGWSEYREGFGNVNSEFWIGNEKLFYLTAQGSYEMRVDVADFDGETRFARYDYFRIGDEANLYKLLLGGYSGTAGDSLSGHNGQAFSTKDSDNDTADSNCAVAYSGAWWYTACHSSNLNGLYLGGEHASYANGMNWYEWRGHHYSLKTSEMKIRRL